Genomic window (Pseudomonadota bacterium):
TATCTTTTTAATATTAATGGAGATATTCGAGAAGGAAAATTACAAGTATTTTGGAGCTATAGTACCCTGCATTATAAGGATGAAACTGTAGAAAATGTATCCCATACTTTCCTTCAAAAACTTCAAGATATTATCCCGCATTGTCTATTAGATAAAAATATACCTGATTATACGATGAGCGACTTTCCTGATTTTGAGCCTTATGTAATAGTTAATAATTCAAAGAATGAAGCTAAGAATAACTTATTTATCTTCCCTCCAGGTCACGGAGGATCAGAAAGTTATTTTAATAACATAGTCCCAGAATTAAATAATAAAAATTTAATATTGTTTAATAATTATTATAATTACTTCGAAAATAAAATTGATAAAAATTATCTTAATTACATAACAATTGAAAATCTAGCTAGGGATTATATTATTTATATAAAACTTTTACAACCTGAAGGCCCATATAACCTATTTGGTTGGAGCTTAGGAGGGACCTTAGCATTTGAAGTGGCTAAGCAGTTGATTAAAAAAAGAGAGCTTGTTACAAATATTATACTCATAGATCCCTACTTTAATCTTAAAGAGGCAGTCTTGAAGATAGGCAAAAACTTTGAGGATGTCACACATGTTAATTACAAATATTTCCCCGCTCCAACCTCTGATTTATCAAAAACAAACATTACCTTATTTAAAGCCTCAAAAATAGAAGATGCAATGGAAGACGAAAAAGGATTTTTTAAATATTATGTTGAAAATACCAAATATAATCATTTAGATAAATTAATTAAAAATACAAAAATACGAGTAATAAAAATGCATGCTGGTCATTCTTCTTGGATTAATAATGATACCGAAATTGTAAAAATTTGTAATGTAATTAAAAGTTTGATATGACACCTAGAATTATATATTTTATAAATAAGAAGGAGGATTTTTGAGCTTTAACTAAAAAATATGGAGAGGTAGCTTCTTGTGATTTATGATCATTCAATGTTTGTATATATTTTACTTGCATTCTAATCACACTGTTTGGTTATCATTCTTTAGGAAGTATCCATAAAAAAAATTAACTAATACCTACTTATAATTAAACATGCAGAAAAAGGTGCTATAAATATGTTATTAACTATGTTGAAAGCTAAGATCCATCGAGCAAAAGTGACCCAAGCTGAACTCAATTATGTAGGGAGCATAACAATTGATGAACACCTACTCACTCAAAGCGGTATTCTAGAGTACGAGAAAGTCAGCGTAGTTAATATTGATAATGGAAACAGATTTGAAACATATGTAATTAAAGGAGAAAAAAACAGTGGGATAATTTGTATAAATGGTGCGGCAGCAAGACTTGTAAGTACAGGAGATAAAATAATAATTATGTGCTATTGTCATATGGACAATGATGAAATTTCACAACATACTCCAAAAATATTATTAATGAATGAAGATAATACAATCAACAGTGTCTCTATCTACGAAAAACATGGACCTTATATAAATCCTCAACTAGAGAGCTAGAATTAGGGCCATAAATTATTATTATTTTCAGAAATGAAATAAACAACATTCGTGCAAGGGTTGTTATATTATGAATGAAAAAAATCTGTCCTCCCTAGAATCTCAACATAAAATAGTGAAACTTTTAAAAGATGAGTTTGTTCAATTAAACTTGGCTTATGGGACAAATAACTTCAAAAAAAAGATGTCTAGCCCAAACTTTCTTATTAAAAAGCTCAAAAAATTATCTTTTAAGGTGACCTCCATATTAAAAATTAATCATTTAAATCCAGAAATTTTAGATGAATTAAGTCTTCTTCAACAAGAAATAGATGAATATATTCAAAAATAAGTAATTCGTTTATAAAGATATTCTTCAGAAATCATCTCGAGTGACGTACATCCACAAAGAGCCATTGTAAGATTAAGTTCAGAGGAGAAAATATCTAAGACTTTTAATACACCGTGCTCCCCTCCAACACTGAGTCCCCATAAAATAGGTCTTCCTATAAGCACTGCTTTTGCTCCTAATGCAATGGCTTTGAATATGCTTTTTCCATCCCTAATTCCCCCATCTATTAAAATGTCAATCTTACCATCCGCAATTTGGGCAATTTTAGGAAGGACTTCAAGAGGAGTTGGAACAGTATCAAGTTGTCTGCCTCCATGATTAGATATAATAATTCCTGAAATTTTATGCTCTATTGCAATAGAAACATCCTCTTCGGTCAATATGCCTTTTAGAATGATAGGGAGAGGTGTTATAGAGCGAATCCATTCTATATCTTCCCATGTTAGAGAAGAATCTAATAACTGTGAAAGGTACCGTGCTCGATGGACAACTGGAATTTCTTGTAAATTCAATCCTGCTTTCACCAGGTTAAGCGGAATGATATCTTCTTGGAATGAGAAAGGATTTATTAATTCTCGTTTACGTTTTCCATACAAAGGCGTATCAACTGTAAGAACCAATCCCTTAAATCCGCATTCATGGGCGTATTGTAGTAAGTTTTTTGTTATATGACGGTCTTTATACATATAGACTTGAAGCCAAGGATCAATGAGTGAATTTTTACGAATCTCTTCTAAAGATGCCGTTGCTAAAGAGCTCACAATCATAATTGTTCCAAAATCACTTGCAGCTTTAACAGTTGCAATCTCTCCTTCTTGATGCGCTAATTTATGAAAAGCCATAGGCGCAATTAAGACCGGCAAAGAAATTGATTGGCCTAACACTGTCGTTCTTGTTGTAATGTTACGAACATCTCTAAGAACTCTTGGCTTTAGAAGAACTTTATTATAACTTTCAGCATTTTCACTTAGAGTAATTTCATCATCGGATCCTCCAGAAAAGTATGTATAAATGCTTGGATCCAAAATAAGCTTTGCTTGTTCCTGAATATCAGAAATACTAATAATCTGAGATAAATCCATATTAAAGTCTGCTCTTCTCGAGTGCTTTGGAAAAGCGTTTAATTCCTTCTTCAATTTTAGGCGTATTTGAAGATGAAAAACTTAACCTTAAGCAATTTTTGTACTTTTCAATATTTGATATTGCAAATCCACCTCCAGGGATAAAAGAGACTTTTTCTTCTAAAGCATTTTTAAATAAAAGAGATACATCTATGTTCTTTGGACATTCTCCCCAAATAAAAAAACCACTATTAGGGACAGTATAGGACAGTTCATCTGGAAGGTGATTCTTTAAAGATTCATTCATTTGATCGCGTCTTAATTTATAAGCAGCTCTTATGTTTAAAATATGATCTTCTAAATATCCTTTTTCTATAAACGAATTTACAATGCGTTGTGAAAAGGTCGCCATATTAATATCTAGCGATTCTTTTATAATCGATAATTTTGGTACTAAATATTCTGGAACGATTAACCAGCCAACACGAAGGGAAGGTGCAAGGATTTTAGAAAAAGATCCCACATATAGTATAAAGTCAGAGTTAAAAGATCTTAAAGAAGGAATATTTTCATCATAAAAAAGAAATCCATAAGCATCATCTTCTATGATAGGAAGTTTATATTTTGAAGCCAAATTTGCAAGATGTTCCCGTTTTTCTCTACTTAAACTAAGTCCCAAAGGGTTGTGTCCATCTGTTACCATGTAGAGTAAAGCTGGATTATGACCTTGCTTTAAGGTCCTCTCAAGATCTTCAAGGTCTATTCCCGTTTTAAAATCTGTTTTTACGGTTAGTATATTAGGCTGATAAGGTGCGACTACTTGAACAAACCCGGGATAAACAACTTCTTCTAGAATTATTGTGCTTTTTGGATTGAGAAGAAGCCTTGTTAAAAGGGTCATTCCTTGATGAGCTCCAGTCGTCAAGAAAACTTCATTTTCCTTGCAGGTAGCCCCTCTCTCATACATCTTCTCTACGATATAAGATTTAAGAGATTCTAGAGGAGGAGCATACTGCAAAGCATCTTTGTTTTCTAAACAATTTAAAGCTTCTTTCAATTGTTCAATTGGAAAAAGCTCAGGTGCAGGAAGACCAAGAGAAAAAGAAATAACATCATCCTTAAGGGCGTTTAAAGATTTTTGCATAGCTGAAGGAGAAATAGATTTTAACCAATTCGCTAATTTAATCATTCTAAATTCTTTCCTTTTTGGCCTTGTTCTCTTTCAATAGCCTCAAAAAGGGCTCTAATATTTCCTTTCCCAAAACCTTCAGACCCCATACGCTGTATAATTTCAAAAAACAAAGTAGGGCGCTGATGGATTGGTTTCGTAAAAGCTTGAAATAGATGCCCCTTCTCATCTTGATCAACTAAGATTTTTAATTTATTTAAATCTTTAAGTTTATCATGAATATTATTCACTCTTTCCTCAAGATGTTCATAATATGTTTGAGGGATATGAAGAAATTCTATGCCATTATTTCTCAAAGCCTGCATTGACTTATAAATATCATTTGAATGAAAAGCGATATGTTGAACTCCCGGTCCTTTATTTTTCTTGATAAAAGTTTCAACTTGAGATTCTATTTTACCTTTTCGAGGCTCAACAAAAACAAACTTGATAGAATTATCTTTTGTTGCCATCACAATAGAATTCATACCACTATTATTTGTATCAACAATTTCTTCCTGAACGACTGAAAATGAAAATACAGTTCCATAAAACTTTCTCCAAGTATCGAGGGTGGAATAATCTAATGCAATTGCAATATGATCTATATTATTAAGTCCAACACCAAGATCTCTAGAATCTTGAGCCATTTCATAGAATGGCAAATAAAAAATATTAGTTTGGTCTCTTTGTATGAATGAATGTATCGTACTTCCAAATGTAAGGACAGAGGCCTTTATAATTTTTCCATTTTTGTCTTGAATGTAGTCTGGGCTACGGATAACAGTTGCTCCATGCTTTATAGCTGTTTCAAAAGCATATTCAGCATCCTCAACTTCAAAAGCAATATCTTTTACCGCATCTCCATGAGAATACACATGCTGACTCACAAAGTGAGAAGGTGTTACCGCAGAAGTTATAATAAGATGGATATTCCCTTGCTCCAAAATATAAGAGACTTCGTCATAAGAATCTGAAGCTTTTTCTTTGTATCCTATAA
Coding sequences:
- a CDS encoding aspartate 1-decarboxylase gives rise to the protein MLLTMLKAKIHRAKVTQAELNYVGSITIDEHLLTQSGILEYEKVSVVNIDNGNRFETYVIKGEKNSGIICINGAAARLVSTGDKIIIMCYCHMDNDEISQHTPKILLMNEDNTINSVSIYEKHGPYINPQLES
- a CDS encoding alpha-hydroxy-acid oxidizing protein, which codes for MDLSQIISISDIQEQAKLILDPSIYTYFSGGSDDEITLSENAESYNKVLLKPRVLRDVRNITTRTTVLGQSISLPVLIAPMAFHKLAHQEGEIATVKAASDFGTIMIVSSLATASLEEIRKNSLIDPWLQVYMYKDRHITKNLLQYAHECGFKGLVLTVDTPLYGKRKRELINPFSFQEDIIPLNLVKAGLNLQEIPVVHRARYLSQLLDSSLTWEDIEWIRSITPLPIILKGILTEEDVSIAIEHKISGIIISNHGGRQLDTVPTPLEVLPKIAQIADGKIDILIDGGIRDGKSIFKAIALGAKAVLIGRPILWGLSVGGEHGVLKVLDIFSSELNLTMALCGCTSLEMISEEYLYKRITYF
- the hppD gene encoding 4-hydroxyphenylpyruvate dioxygenase, with the protein product MQTEHLSIKGLDYIELYVANAFQFVYFLKQGFGFNIIGYKEKASDSYDEVSYILEQGNIHLIITSAVTPSHFVSQHVYSHGDAVKDIAFEVEDAEYAFETAIKHGATVIRSPDYIQDKNGKIIKASVLTFGSTIHSFIQRDQTNIFYLPFYEMAQDSRDLGVGLNNIDHIAIALDYSTLDTWRKFYGTVFSFSVVQEEIVDTNNSGMNSIVMATKDNSIKFVFVEPRKGKIESQVETFIKKNKGPGVQHIAFHSNDIYKSMQALRNNGIEFLHIPQTYYEHLEERVNNIHDKLKDLNKLKILVDQDEKGHLFQAFTKPIHQRPTLFFEIIQRMGSEGFGKGNIRALFEAIEREQGQKGKNLE
- a CDS encoding PLP-dependent aminotransferase family protein → MIKLANWLKSISPSAMQKSLNALKDDVISFSLGLPAPELFPIEQLKEALNCLENKDALQYAPPLESLKSYIVEKMYERGATCKENEVFLTTGAHQGMTLLTRLLLNPKSTIILEEVVYPGFVQVVAPYQPNILTVKTDFKTGIDLEDLERTLKQGHNPALLYMVTDGHNPLGLSLSREKREHLANLASKYKLPIIEDDAYGFLFYDENIPSLRSFNSDFILYVGSFSKILAPSLRVGWLIVPEYLVPKLSIIKESLDINMATFSQRIVNSFIEKGYLEDHILNIRAAYKLRRDQMNESLKNHLPDELSYTVPNSGFFIWGECPKNIDVSLLFKNALEEKVSFIPGGGFAISNIEKYKNCLRLSFSSSNTPKIEEGIKRFSKALEKSRL